The region CCGGGGAGACCGTGCTGCAATCGACCAGCAGCGTCCCCGGCCTCGCCCCGGCGGCGATCCCGTCAGGCCCGAGTGCCGCCGCCTCCACATCCGGCCCATCCGGCAGCACGGTGATGACGATGTCGGAGCGTTCGGCCACGGCGCGCGGCGTCAGCGCCACCATCGCCCCGGGCAGCGACTCGGCCGCGTCCGGGTTCACGTCGTAGACCGTCAGCGGAAAACCATGCTTCAGCAGGTTCCCACCCATCCCGCGCCCCATCGAGCCGAGCCCGATCAGGCCGATCCGCTGCTGCGCCATTTCTTCCTCCTCCCGCGCCGATCCGCCCACATCCTCGCTCGTTCTCGTGCGGTGTGGCGCGAATGGTAGCAGAAGGCGCGGCGGTGCGACGCCCCGGTCAGTCCGCGTGCTAATTGCGCACCCAGGCGATCATCCGCTCGCAGCAATCGACCCGGTGCGCGCGGTGGCGGAAGCCGTGCCCCTCGCCGGGGTAGACGACGTACTCGTGCGGCAGCCCCGCCGCCGCCATCGTCGCGGCGACTTGCGCCGATTCCTGCGGCGGCACGCGCGTGGCGCGGTCGCCGTGCAGGATCAGCAGCGGCGTCTTGATCTCCCGCAATCGATGGTGCGTCGAGGCCCGCTTCATCGCCTCCGGGATCTCGTGCGCTAGCCGCCCCCAGTAGTCGCGCGCCACGAAGACGCGCCCCACCCGGTCGGCGTGCGCCTGCGCCGTGATCATGTTCGTCTTGCCGTAGAGATCGATCGCCGCATCAAGAGATCGGGCGCGGCGACGATCGCGTGCAGCGTCAGGAAGCCGCCGTAACTCTGCCCGTAGATGCCGACCTTCGCGATGTAGGGCTGGGGGCGCAGCCACTCCCCCGCCGCGACCGCGTCGAGCGTCTGTCCACCCCGCTGGGGATGGGACATTTAAATGCGTGGAAATGCACATATCGTCAAATCGACCGCAAGCTCTCTATACAATACTACCCACATGCCTTACAATATGTCCGTACATGTGTGTTGCGTTCGCTCTGTTGTGA is a window of Candidatus Hydrogenedentota bacterium DNA encoding:
- a CDS encoding prolyl oligopeptidase family serine peptidase, which produces MSHPQRGGQTLDAVAAGEWLRPQPYIAKVGIYGQSYGGFLTLHAIVAAPDLLMRRSISTARRT
- a CDS encoding prolyl oligopeptidase family serine peptidase: MITAQAHADRVGRVFVARDYWGRLAHEIPEAMKRASTHHRLREIKTPLLILHGDRATRVPPQESAQVAATMAAAGLPHEYVVYPGEGHGFRHRAHRVDCCERMIAWVRN
- a CDS encoding NAD(P)-binding domain-containing protein: MAQQRIGLIGLGSMGRGMGGNLLKHGFPLTVYDVNPDAAESLPGAMVALTPRAVAERSDIVITVLPDGPDVEAAALGPDGIAAGARPGTLLVDCSTVSP